One bacterium genomic window carries:
- a CDS encoding protein kinase — MRYILFFFFFLNAVCFSQLRDVKFRHFSIEQGLSQSNVFCILQDRDGFMWFGTEDGLNRFDGYRFRIFKHHQQDTNSISSNFINTLFEDRDGRLWIGTSQGLNCFDPASEKFTRFKTFSTSNIETIYQDRSGKLWIGSSAGLGVLNDDGNFLQLQLPDEDAVALTLLEDSRNVLWIGTNRGLFAYDQQHFIHYRNDPKKVHSLPHNNVHAILEDRNGEIWIAMYGGGVARFDRTSGEFTGYRARATDLSALSNDDVNAIVEDRYGYLWIGTFGGGVCRWDPKTQTFARFMHDPQKITSMSHNSVESMYLDHSGILWVGTNGGGINQYDPNREKFTHIKNIPSDPNSLSDNMVYSFFFDDEENSLWVGTDAGGLNRWELNSGKFVHYKNNPGNSNSLSNNSVRTIFKSSDALLWIGSVRGGIDVFDAKKNSFSNFRNIVNDSNSLNANSIRTIHADRDSSTRIIWIGTNGGGLNKFDLTTKKFMAFKNNPPDSASLSSNQIRAVFEDYHGYIWIGTLGGGLNRFDKRSGKSRRYVNDPNRPNSLNNNIVLCVLEDTVFYPDKLWIGTAGGINVLDLKTETFEFFTEQNGLPNDVVYGIVADHHGFLWVSTNKGLAKFDPRKRTFINYDERDGLQSNEFNAGAYFKNKKGDIFFGGINGFNYFHPDSLLSNSSAPQVLLTDFQIFNESVPIGKNSPLMQSITHTRSIEVDYTQNVFSFEFAALNYSIPEKNQYAYMMEGFDKAWIYSGARRYVNYTNLDPGRYAFRVKAANSDGLWNEDGQAIEIIIRPPFWSTWWFRLGIVGIIGLTVFGGVRFREYYRVYRKTRFISHYKIIRKLGEGGMGSVFEAIDQSRKKTVALKVLREDLLESQDGIKRFLKEVEIGRQVNHPNVVRIFNAGSNENMRYIAMEMIEGVTLKSRIREKEKIEISEAISYAKGILEGLKAIHEKNIVHRDLKSDNIMIQKDETIKIMDFGLARMNALSSIADRGQLVGTLAYMSPEQTIGKSVDFRTDIYSFGVVLYEMLFGELPFHGDNEMSLIFSIHNDSPKYLESSTSLHALILRCIQREPSLRYQSVDEIISDLVKI, encoded by the coding sequence ATGCGCTACATTTTATTTTTCTTTTTCTTCTTGAACGCCGTTTGTTTTTCACAATTGCGTGACGTCAAATTCAGGCATTTCTCAATCGAGCAAGGTTTATCGCAAAGCAACGTCTTTTGCATTTTGCAGGATCGCGATGGCTTTATGTGGTTCGGTACAGAGGACGGATTAAATCGTTTTGACGGCTACCGTTTTCGTATTTTCAAACATCATCAGCAAGATACGAATTCAATTTCCAGTAATTTCATTAACACTTTATTTGAAGATCGCGACGGAAGATTATGGATCGGAACTTCTCAGGGATTAAATTGTTTTGATCCTGCCTCTGAAAAATTTACGCGTTTTAAAACATTCTCAACATCCAATATCGAAACCATTTATCAAGATCGTTCAGGAAAGCTATGGATTGGTTCTTCTGCAGGATTAGGTGTTTTGAATGATGACGGAAATTTTTTACAACTTCAATTGCCTGACGAGGATGCCGTTGCATTGACGTTGCTGGAGGATAGCCGGAATGTTTTGTGGATTGGAACGAATCGAGGTTTGTTCGCTTACGATCAGCAACATTTTATTCATTACCGCAACGACCCCAAAAAGGTTCACAGTTTGCCTCACAATAACGTACATGCGATTCTTGAAGATCGTAACGGCGAAATCTGGATCGCTATGTATGGTGGAGGTGTTGCCCGATTTGATCGTACATCCGGTGAATTTACCGGTTATCGTGCACGAGCAACCGACCTTTCTGCTTTAAGCAACGATGATGTGAACGCGATTGTAGAAGATCGTTATGGGTATTTATGGATTGGGACTTTTGGAGGCGGTGTTTGCAGATGGGATCCTAAAACCCAAACGTTTGCTCGTTTCATGCACGATCCTCAAAAAATAACGAGCATGAGCCACAATTCGGTCGAATCGATGTATCTCGATCATTCAGGAATTCTATGGGTCGGCACGAATGGCGGTGGAATTAATCAGTACGATCCAAATCGTGAAAAATTTACGCACATTAAAAATATACCCTCCGATCCTAATAGCCTAAGCGACAACATGGTATATTCTTTTTTCTTCGACGATGAGGAAAATTCTTTATGGGTTGGCACGGATGCCGGCGGTCTGAATCGATGGGAATTGAATTCTGGAAAATTTGTCCACTATAAAAATAATCCGGGAAATTCAAACAGTTTAAGTAATAATTCTGTCCGAACGATTTTCAAATCTTCAGACGCATTATTGTGGATTGGCTCGGTTCGAGGCGGAATTGACGTTTTTGATGCTAAAAAAAATTCGTTTAGTAATTTTAGAAATATTGTGAACGATTCTAATAGCCTCAACGCTAATTCTATTCGCACCATTCATGCTGATCGCGATTCCTCCACGAGAATTATCTGGATCGGAACTAACGGCGGCGGCCTTAACAAGTTTGACTTAACAACAAAAAAATTCATGGCATTCAAAAATAATCCGCCCGATTCCGCCAGTCTCAGCAGTAATCAGATCCGCGCGGTCTTTGAAGATTATCATGGCTATATTTGGATAGGTACGCTAGGCGGAGGTCTCAATCGTTTTGACAAACGAAGCGGTAAATCTCGCCGCTATGTCAACGATCCCAATCGTCCGAATTCTTTGAATAACAACATCGTTTTGTGCGTACTTGAAGACACTGTTTTTTATCCTGACAAATTATGGATCGGGACTGCTGGTGGAATCAATGTTTTGGATCTGAAAACTGAAACATTTGAATTTTTTACTGAACAAAACGGCTTGCCGAATGACGTCGTGTATGGTATCGTCGCCGATCATCACGGATTTCTATGGGTTAGCACGAATAAAGGACTCGCCAAATTTGATCCGCGTAAACGGACGTTTATTAATTACGATGAACGTGACGGACTTCAAAGCAATGAGTTCAACGCCGGAGCGTATTTCAAAAACAAAAAAGGTGATATTTTTTTTGGCGGCATTAATGGATTTAACTATTTTCACCCTGACAGTTTGTTGAGTAATTCATCGGCTCCTCAGGTTTTGCTCACCGATTTTCAGATTTTCAACGAATCTGTTCCCATTGGGAAAAATTCTCCCCTCATGCAATCCATTACACACACACGATCGATCGAAGTCGATTACACACAAAATGTGTTTTCCTTTGAATTTGCGGCTTTGAATTACTCCATTCCTGAAAAAAATCAATATGCGTACATGATGGAAGGTTTTGATAAGGCCTGGATCTATTCCGGCGCGCGGCGTTATGTCAACTACACCAATCTGGATCCGGGACGTTACGCGTTTCGTGTCAAAGCGGCCAACAGCGACGGATTGTGGAATGAAGACGGGCAGGCGATTGAAATTATTATTCGTCCACCTTTTTGGTCGACGTGGTGGTTCCGTCTTGGTATCGTAGGAATTATAGGGCTGACCGTCTTTGGAGGCGTGCGTTTTCGGGAATATTACCGAGTCTATCGCAAAACACGATTTATAAGTCACTACAAAATTATCCGTAAATTAGGCGAAGGCGGAATGGGATCCGTTTTCGAAGCGATTGATCAGTCACGGAAAAAAACGGTCGCGCTGAAAGTACTGAGAGAAGACTTGTTAGAATCGCAAGATGGAATCAAACGCTTTCTTAAAGAAGTTGAAATCGGAAGGCAAGTCAATCACCCGAATGTTGTCCGGATTTTTAATGCCGGCAGTAATGAAAATATGCGCTATATCGCGATGGAAATGATCGAAGGTGTGACGCTGAAGTCTCGTATTCGTGAAAAAGAGAAGATTGAAATTTCGGAGGCGATCAGTTACGCAAAAGGAATTCTGGAAGGATTAAAAGCAATTCACGAAAAAAACATCGTCCATCGCGACTTGAAATCTGACAATATCATGATACAGAAAGACGAAACGATTAAGATTATGGATTTCGGACTCGCTCGCATGAATGCGTTGAGTTCCATAGCCGATCGTGGACAACTTGTCGGCACGCTGGCTTATATGAGCCCGGAGCAAACGATCGGAAAATCAGTAGATTTCAGGACGGATATTTATTCGTTCGGCGTCGTTTTGTATGAAATGCTTTTTGGAGAATTACCGTTTCATGGCGACAACGAGATGAGCTTGATTTTTTCTATTCACAACGATTCACCAAAATATCTTGAAAGCTCGACTTCTCTTCACGCTTTGATTTTGCGATGTATACAACGCGAACCGTCGTTACGATATCAGTCAGTTGATGAAATTATTAGCGATCTAGTAAAAATTTAG
- a CDS encoding amidohydrolase — protein sequence MTIFLNGKIYTGYGQEVEALAVSNGRILATGTNRDLISFFPSFKQIDLEKQRVLPAFTDAHTHFLAYCLKQDQLDFNGLTSKEEVLELVRKKATHTPKGEWIQGSGWNQNLWNPVKYPSKEDLDTAAPDHPVCLEARDAHTSWVNSSALKKAGITRETTFDSTGEILKNADGNLSGIIKEEARQLIWQFIEKPTAEKRQDVLRNGMKLAYAQGLSGVHCMETISDWETYQTLHRDGELKLRVNFYYPIRYLDHVIELGLKSGLGNEWLRFGGMKIFLDGTLGSQTAHMIKPFENSDNYGTEILTEEAVNSLVFRAAQNNIACAIHAIGDRANRKALHAFSAVRRKFPEKRLRQRIEHCQLVDPADMPRFAEHEIIASMQPIQIPEDVDTANKFWGERCRYAYPFRSLLQAGAVLAFGSDVPIETCNVFEGIFAALNRSKRGGIESWIPEQKLELQEIIHAYTIGSAFASGEESIKGSLNPGKVADFMILSDNIFNIPATEIPKIKVKMMVIGGEKVYG from the coding sequence ATGACAATATTCCTAAATGGAAAAATTTATACCGGTTATGGTCAGGAAGTTGAGGCGCTCGCCGTTTCAAACGGGCGCATATTGGCTACTGGAACGAATCGCGATTTAATTTCATTTTTTCCGTCATTCAAACAGATTGACCTGGAAAAACAGCGAGTCTTACCGGCTTTTACCGATGCGCATACGCATTTTCTGGCCTATTGTTTAAAACAGGATCAGCTTGATTTCAATGGTTTGACTTCTAAAGAGGAAGTGCTGGAATTAGTCCGGAAAAAAGCAACGCATACACCCAAAGGCGAATGGATTCAAGGAAGCGGCTGGAATCAAAATCTTTGGAATCCTGTCAAGTATCCTTCGAAGGAAGATTTGGATACAGCTGCGCCGGATCATCCGGTATGTTTGGAAGCGCGAGATGCGCACACGTCGTGGGTGAATTCTTCTGCTCTCAAAAAAGCCGGGATTACACGAGAGACGACGTTTGATTCAACGGGAGAAATTTTAAAAAACGCCGATGGCAATTTATCGGGAATTATAAAAGAAGAAGCACGTCAGCTTATTTGGCAATTCATTGAGAAACCCACGGCGGAGAAACGGCAGGATGTATTGCGTAACGGAATGAAATTGGCCTATGCGCAAGGGCTGAGCGGAGTGCACTGTATGGAGACTATTTCTGATTGGGAGACTTACCAAACATTGCATAGAGATGGTGAATTAAAACTTCGCGTAAATTTTTATTATCCGATTCGATATTTGGATCACGTGATAGAATTAGGTTTGAAAAGCGGACTGGGCAATGAATGGCTGCGTTTCGGTGGCATGAAAATTTTTCTCGACGGGACGCTTGGCTCACAAACGGCCCACATGATCAAACCTTTTGAAAACTCAGACAACTACGGAACGGAAATTTTAACGGAAGAAGCTGTTAATAGCCTTGTATTTCGGGCAGCACAAAATAATATCGCCTGTGCCATTCATGCGATTGGTGACAGAGCAAATCGGAAAGCCCTGCACGCTTTTTCAGCAGTACGTAGAAAATTTCCTGAAAAAAGATTGAGGCAAAGGATCGAACATTGCCAGTTGGTTGATCCGGCTGATATGCCGCGTTTCGCCGAACATGAAATCATTGCGTCGATGCAACCAATACAAATTCCGGAAGACGTCGATACCGCCAATAAATTTTGGGGTGAACGTTGCCGCTACGCCTATCCGTTTCGTTCGCTTCTTCAGGCCGGTGCAGTCCTCGCTTTTGGATCGGATGTGCCTATCGAGACGTGCAATGTTTTTGAGGGAATCTTTGCGGCATTAAATCGTTCTAAACGTGGCGGCATCGAGAGCTGGATTCCTGAACAAAAACTTGAATTACAGGAAATTATTCATGCGTATACCATTGGAAGCGCGTTTGCGTCAGGTGAAGAATCCATAAAAGGCAGTCTGAATCCCGGTAAAGTTGCCGATTTTATGATATTGTCCGATAATATTTTTAACATTCCGGCCACTGAAATTCCAAAGATAAAAGTCAAAATGATGGTAATTGGCGGGGAAAAAGTTTATGGATAA
- a CDS encoding DUF255 domain-containing protein has translation MGISKFTALTLLICFSLSWNFPGDQLTWYSFDEGLTKAKAENKHVLIDVYTDWCGWCKVMEQKTYSDPDIIKYLNAKFILVKLNPEKDGSITYNGKKYSAAQFSEGIGVNGYPATAFFESDSKMVTLVPGYIQAKEFLNIIQYIGEKEYYQISFDDYLKGKSAP, from the coding sequence ATGGGCATCAGCAAATTTACCGCGTTAACATTGTTGATTTGTTTTTCACTCAGTTGGAACTTTCCCGGAGATCAATTGACATGGTATTCTTTCGATGAGGGATTGACAAAAGCCAAAGCAGAAAACAAACATGTATTGATCGATGTTTATACGGATTGGTGCGGCTGGTGTAAAGTGATGGAACAGAAAACTTATTCCGATCCGGATATTATCAAATATCTTAACGCCAAATTTATTCTTGTTAAACTGAATCCCGAAAAAGACGGCTCGATCACTTATAACGGAAAAAAATATTCGGCGGCACAATTTTCGGAAGGAATCGGCGTCAATGGTTATCCAGCCACGGCGTTTTTTGAATCCGATTCCAAAATGGTGACGCTGGTGCCCGGGTATATTCAGGCGAAAGAATTCCTGAATATTATCCAGTATATTGGTGAAAAAGAATATTATCAGATCAGCTTCGACGATTATCTTAAAGGCAAATCCGCGCCCTGA
- a CDS encoding ABC transporter permease, translating into MFTRKTFHIFRWEYTQKIKSKGFIFSIIFMPTFIIGFTLVPTYFASRESQKTTNIAVADATSFALESLKLKIAESKQSHLFNFLEIPGDDALRADRDGKELVNKGIVDGYLFLDDSIFARKTVKYYVKGTGSFESLRQLENALSDVILVEQLRRMNVNVFDVRNVARKIDVEVSQINDESKIMQKYIAAIIFVMMLFFSIFNSGSAFMRGVAEEKNNRVIEVLISSVTPKELMVGKILGLGMVGLTQIVIWMLAGMAFGGPMALSILSPQVIFLFIVYFVLGYFMLAAIFSIIGAVVSSDQDIQQIQGVISAIGVVPVAFAILVLQDPDSMLVNILSYFPPLTPTLMILRVVISEPPIYHIAGTIVTLIVFLILTMRFSSRVFEVALLMYGKRPTVKEIWRWYRSKQ; encoded by the coding sequence ATGTTTACCAGAAAAACTTTCCATATTTTCCGTTGGGAATACACACAAAAAATCAAATCGAAAGGATTTATCTTTTCGATTATTTTTATGCCTACGTTTATCATTGGTTTTACTCTGGTTCCCACTTATTTTGCTTCCCGTGAAAGTCAGAAAACGACCAACATTGCCGTTGCCGATGCGACCAGCTTTGCTTTGGAGTCATTAAAATTAAAAATCGCTGAATCCAAACAATCGCACTTGTTCAATTTTCTTGAAATTCCCGGTGACGACGCCTTACGTGCGGATCGGGACGGCAAGGAATTGGTCAATAAAGGTATTGTTGATGGGTATTTGTTTCTCGACGATTCGATCTTTGCCAGAAAAACAGTTAAATATTACGTCAAGGGAACGGGGAGTTTTGAGAGTTTGCGGCAACTTGAAAACGCATTGAGCGACGTCATTCTGGTCGAACAATTGCGGCGGATGAACGTTAACGTTTTTGATGTCCGGAACGTAGCGCGAAAAATCGATGTGGAAGTTTCCCAGATCAATGACGAATCTAAAATCATGCAGAAATATATTGCAGCTATTATTTTTGTAATGATGTTATTTTTTTCAATTTTTAATTCAGGCAGTGCGTTCATGCGCGGTGTTGCAGAGGAAAAAAATAATCGCGTGATCGAAGTATTGATTTCCTCGGTCACTCCGAAGGAATTGATGGTCGGGAAGATTTTGGGACTCGGTATGGTTGGCTTAACGCAAATTGTCATCTGGATGCTTGCCGGAATGGCTTTCGGCGGCCCGATGGCGTTAAGTATTTTGTCGCCGCAGGTTATTTTTCTTTTTATCGTATATTTTGTTTTGGGTTATTTTATGTTGGCGGCTATTTTCTCAATCATCGGCGCCGTCGTATCTTCGGATCAGGACATTCAGCAAATTCAGGGCGTCATTTCGGCTATTGGCGTGGTTCCGGTTGCGTTTGCTATTCTCGTTTTACAAGATCCTGATTCCATGCTCGTCAATATTTTATCGTATTTTCCTCCGCTGACGCCCACGCTGATGATTTTGCGAGTGGTTATTTCGGAGCCGCCGATATATCACATTGCAGGAACGATCGTGACCTTAATCGTTTTTCTGATTCTAACGATGCGTTTTTCGAGCCGGGTGTTCGAAGTTGCGTTGCTGATGTATGGTAAAAGACCCACTGTGAAGGAAATATGGCGGTGGTACCGCTCTAAACAATAA
- the lpxA gene encoding acyl-ACP--UDP-N-acetylglucosamine O-acyltransferase, whose amino-acid sequence MIHPTAIISSDATLYARVSVDAFSIIDRDVTIGEDSSVAAHVRIESFTAIGKRCKIFHGAAIGGIPQDLKFNGEHSELIIGDDTSIREYSVIHRGTAESGKTVIGDHCLIMNYVHVAHDCVIGNHVILSNAVNLAGHVIIEDYAGIGGMVPVHQFIRIGQHAFVGGGYRIAQDVPPYVLAAGEPLRYAGLNYVGLRRKNFSEEQIRSIEKAYHIIYREKLNRSAALVRIKETLPLSHEINSIINFFEKSERGVIR is encoded by the coding sequence ATGATTCATCCGACAGCTATTATTTCTTCCGATGCAACATTGTATGCCCGCGTTTCGGTGGATGCTTTTTCAATCATTGATCGCGATGTAACGATCGGAGAAGACTCATCCGTAGCAGCCCATGTTCGCATCGAATCTTTCACAGCCATTGGAAAACGTTGCAAGATATTTCACGGCGCCGCGATCGGCGGTATTCCGCAAGATCTGAAATTTAATGGCGAGCACTCCGAATTAATTATCGGTGACGACACGAGCATTCGCGAATACTCGGTCATTCATCGCGGTACCGCAGAATCCGGCAAAACGGTAATCGGTGACCATTGCCTTATTATGAATTACGTTCACGTGGCACACGACTGTGTCATTGGCAATCACGTCATTCTTTCAAATGCCGTGAATCTTGCTGGCCATGTGATCATTGAAGATTATGCCGGTATTGGCGGGATGGTACCGGTGCACCAATTTATACGTATCGGGCAGCATGCGTTTGTCGGCGGGGGCTATCGTATTGCACAAGACGTTCCGCCTTATGTATTAGCTGCCGGTGAACCTTTGCGCTATGCGGGATTAAATTATGTTGGTCTTCGGCGAAAAAATTTTTCGGAGGAACAAATTCGATCTATCGAAAAAGCGTACCATATTATTTACCGTGAAAAACTGAATCGCTCTGCGGCCTTAGTCAGAATTAAAGAAACATTGCCGCTCAGCCATGAAATCAACTCAATTATTAATTTTTTTGAAAAAAGTGAAAGAGGTGTTATTAGATAA
- a CDS encoding SDR family oxidoreductase, translating into MLTNKICLITGASGGLGKTVVRKFIDNGATVVAVDASKASDLIESDRVIFHSCNILDESSVRQLMHDVTAQFKRLDVVLNLVGGIYPWSNVTEIDTGVWDKTIELNLKSVFLCSREALKVMISQRSGKIVNVGAGAGLKGGAQAGPYGAAKAGVINLTETMAEENKIHNIQINAIIPSIIDTPANRKSMPDADFSKWVRADEIAELLLFLASDTSSGVTGSIIKIPGRV; encoded by the coding sequence ATGCTCACTAACAAAATCTGTCTGATTACCGGCGCTTCCGGCGGACTGGGCAAAACCGTTGTCAGAAAGTTTATCGATAACGGCGCAACGGTTGTAGCCGTAGATGCGTCAAAAGCTTCCGACCTTATTGAATCCGATCGTGTGATTTTCCATTCGTGTAATATCTTAGATGAATCGAGCGTACGTCAGCTTATGCATGATGTGACCGCTCAATTTAAACGTTTGGATGTTGTACTAAATTTAGTCGGAGGAATTTATCCCTGGTCCAACGTGACTGAGATCGATACGGGCGTTTGGGACAAAACGATCGAATTAAATTTGAAATCTGTGTTTTTGTGTTCCCGTGAAGCATTGAAAGTTATGATTTCTCAACGATCAGGCAAGATCGTTAATGTCGGCGCCGGTGCCGGCCTCAAGGGCGGCGCTCAAGCAGGCCCGTACGGTGCGGCTAAAGCCGGTGTTATCAACCTGACTGAAACGATGGCTGAAGAAAATAAAATTCATAACATCCAAATTAACGCCATTATTCCAAGCATTATCGATACGCCCGCAAACCGAAAAAGCATGCCGGACGCTGATTTTTCAAAATGGGTTCGCGCAGACGAAATCGCCGAACTGCTTCTGTTTCTTGCTTCGGACACCTCATCCGGAGTTACCGGTTCGATCATCAAAATTCCCGGACGCGTATGA
- a CDS encoding DinB family protein, which yields MKQPLLAAVEKTRQYTLNVGEAMPSEKYNFKPDSAVWTYGELMHHIAYGIVWMEENYLRKTKSEWNPPKTTGKKEEVMSYLKQSLEILHRSVSSAGEINEDFVNSFYSIIEHTAHHRGQATTYLRCCKIVPPEYPF from the coding sequence ATGAAACAGCCATTATTGGCCGCCGTCGAAAAGACGCGGCAGTATACACTGAATGTCGGTGAAGCGATGCCGTCAGAAAAGTATAATTTCAAGCCCGATTCGGCGGTTTGGACGTACGGAGAACTGATGCATCACATCGCTTACGGAATTGTTTGGATGGAAGAAAATTATCTCAGAAAAACAAAATCCGAATGGAATCCTCCCAAAACCACCGGTAAAAAAGAAGAAGTGATGAGCTATCTCAAACAATCGCTCGAAATTTTGCATCGCAGCGTTTCTTCCGCTGGTGAAATAAACGAGGATTTTGTGAATTCATTTTACTCGATTATCGAACATACGGCGCATCATCGTGGGCAAGCGACGACTTATTTACGCTGTTGCAAAATCGTACCACCGGAGTATCCGTTTTAA
- a CDS encoding AraC family transcriptional regulator encodes MQADISILHHSDFYRVLDFRCRCTDHGTSPREYVQSFSISFIRKGNFIYNVFRHSYDSYNGKVLLTKSGHEHTVTHNHHVPDECTIIQFSERFYQHLIDHYRLKGHWFFGNHDLHSILISTDVDLEYLHHQLLINKKTGNRLLTDNLIMELIHQIMTNLDVKNAIARIDDKLKKHHLVTIERAKEYITNNFSNDISLSAIADYCYVSPFHFSRVFKTFTSHSPYQYLQKVRLKNSEWLLRQTDLSVTDICFASGFNSLEHFITSFKQTYKHSPSRFRQSGK; translated from the coding sequence ATGCAAGCTGATATCAGTATACTTCATCATTCTGATTTTTATCGGGTGTTGGATTTCAGATGCCGTTGTACGGATCACGGAACGTCTCCACGGGAGTACGTCCAATCGTTTTCAATCAGTTTCATCCGCAAAGGCAATTTTATCTACAATGTGTTCCGTCATTCTTACGATTCCTACAACGGGAAAGTGCTTCTTACCAAATCTGGTCACGAACATACGGTTACACACAACCACCATGTACCGGACGAATGTACTATTATTCAATTCAGTGAGCGTTTTTATCAGCATTTGATCGATCATTACCGCCTGAAAGGCCATTGGTTTTTTGGAAATCATGATCTTCATTCGATTCTTATTTCCACCGATGTCGATCTGGAATATTTGCATCATCAGCTTTTAATCAACAAAAAAACCGGTAATCGACTGCTCACGGATAATCTGATTATGGAATTAATTCACCAGATCATGACCAACCTGGACGTCAAAAATGCTATCGCTCGGATCGACGACAAATTAAAAAAACATCATTTAGTCACGATTGAACGCGCCAAAGAATACATAACCAATAACTTTTCAAATGACATTTCATTGTCAGCCATTGCCGATTATTGCTACGTCAGTCCTTTTCATTTTAGCCGCGTATTCAAAACTTTCACTTCGCATTCGCCGTACCAATATTTGCAAAAGGTCCGGTTGAAAAATTCCGAATGGCTTTTACGACAAACTGATCTGTCTGTAACAGACATTTGTTTTGCCTCTGGTTTCAATAGCCTCGAACATTTCATAACCTCCTTCAAACAAACCTACAAGCATTCGCCTTCCCGATTCCGGCAATCCGGAAAATAG